A single genomic interval of Carassius carassius chromosome 24, fCarCar2.1, whole genome shotgun sequence harbors:
- the mecr gene encoding enoyl-[acyl-carrier-protein] reductase, mitochondrial, with amino-acid sequence MTMIFRYCIYHNFKMQLSRVASFLVRGHSVSRSGAVLIKNGYCVSAVRDSTALLYRRHGEPSQAVQLESLHLSQVEPESVLVKMLAAPINPSDLNMIQGTYALLPELPAVGGNEGVGQVMEVGDEVKALKVGDWVIPRDAGVGTWRTAAVLKADDLVTLPKDIPVLSAATLGVNPCTAFRMLTDFEELKPGDTVIQNAANSGVGQAVIQIAAAKGIQTINVIRDRPDLQHLSDRLTALGATHVITEETLRRPEIKELFKSCPRPKLALNGVGGKSATELLRHLQSGGSMVTYGGMAKQPVTVPVSALIFKDVKIRGFWVTQWKRDNKHDEDTLRSMLDELCVLIRAGKLSAPACTEVSLQDFRKALENAMKPYVSTKQVFVM; translated from the exons ATGACCATGATATTTAGATATTGCATATATCACAACTTTAAAATGCAGCTATCGCGAGTCGCATCTTTTTTAGTCCGGGGGCACAGCGTTTCCCGATCTGGAGCTGTCCTCATTAAAAACGGCTACTGTGTGTCTGCAGTCAGAGACAGCACTGCTCTGCTGTACAGAAGACACGGAGAGCCCTCACAAGCTGTCCA GTTGGAGTCACTGCACCTGTCCCAGGTGGAACCTGAAAGTGTCCTGGTGAAGATGCTGGCGGCTCCCATCAACCCCTCTGATTTAAACATGATTCAAG GCACATATGCCCTCCTGCCTGAGCTTCCAGCGGTGGGGGGCAATGAGGGTGTGGGCCAGGTCATGGAGGTGGGTGACGAGGTGAAGGCACTCAAGGTGGGCGACTGGGTGATCCCAAGAGATGCCGGCGTCG GAACGTGGAGAACAGCAGCTGTTTTGAAGGCTGATGATCTGGTGACGTTGCCTAAAGACATTCCTGTGCTGTCTGCTGCCACGTTGGGAGTCAATCCCTGTACAGCTTTTAGGATGCTAACAGACTTTGAGGAGCTCAAACCAG GAGACACCGTCATCCAGAACGCAGCTAACAGCGGCGTAGGACAAGCTGTTATCCAGATCGCTGCTGCTAAGGGCATTCAAACCATCAATGTCATCAGAGACAg GCCAGACCTGCAGCATCTCTCTGACCGACTGACAGCTCTGGGAGCCACACACGTCATCACAGAGGAGACACTCCGACGGCCAGAAATCAAGGAGCTGTTCAAG TCGTGTCCTCGGCCTAAACTAGCTCTGAATGGAGTTGGAGGAAAGAGCGCCACAGAGCTGCTACGTCATTTACA AAGTGGAGGGAGTATGGTGACCTACGGTGGGATGGCCAAACAACCAGTCACTGTCCCAGTG AGTGCACTGATCTTCAAAGATGTGAAAATAAGAGGTTTCTGGGTGACCCAATGGAAGAGAGACAACAAACACG ATGAAGACACCTTACGTAGCATGCTGGATGAACTCTGCGTCCTCATTCGTGCCGGGAAGCTGTCGGCTCCAGCTTGCACTGAAGTGAGCCTTCAAGACTTCAGAAAGGCCCTGGAGAACGCCATGAAGCCGTATGTGTCCACCAAACAAGTTTTTGTCATGTGA
- the LOC132103552 gene encoding protein lin-28 homolog A-like, translating into MAEGGCPKAEEEEEDPQSFHGEGVCKCFNVRMGFGFLSMSTRDGVPLETPVDVFVHQSKLHMEGFRSLKEGEAVEFTFKKSSKGLESQRVTGPGGAHCLGSDRRPKGKSVQKRRPKGDRCYNCGGLDHHAKECKLPPQPKRCHFCKSVAHMVANCPAKAQQSSQGSQGRSSGVEEEKTEHSHSPSPTN; encoded by the exons ATGGCAGAGG GAGGCTGTCCGAaagcggaggaggaggaggaggacccTCAGTCGTTCCACGGCGAGGGCGTGTGCAAGTGTTTCAATGTTCGGATGGGCTTCGGGTTCCTGTCCATGAGCACAAGAGATGGTGTGCCTTTAGAAACTCCAGTCGATGTTTTCGTCCATCAG AGTAAACTGCACATGGAGGGTTTCCGCAGTCTGAAGGAGGGCGAGGCGGTTGAATTCACCTTCAAGAAGTCCTCCAAGGGTCTCGAGTCTCAGCGTGTGACGGGTCCTGGAGGAGCTCACTGTCTGGGCAGCGACAGGAGACCCAAAGGCAAGAGTGTCCAGAAACGCCGGCCCAAAGGAGACAG GTGTTATAATTGTGGCGGTCTGGACCATCATGCCAAAGAGTGCAAGTTACCTCCTCAGCCCAAAAGATGCCATTTCTGCAAAAGTGTCGCACACATGGTCGCCAACTGCCCCGCCAAAGCCCAGCAGTCGTCTCAGGGGTCTCAGGGAAGGTCTAGCGGTGTCGAAGAGGAGAAAACGGAGCACAGTCATTCCCCGTCACCCACCAACTGA